One segment of Carya illinoinensis cultivar Pawnee chromosome 1, C.illinoinensisPawnee_v1, whole genome shotgun sequence DNA contains the following:
- the LOC122286975 gene encoding peptidyl-prolyl cis-trans isomerase FKBP43-like isoform X3: MELSVSVEIRRYGNIHLIVCFPLEPCGEDIVDTETERSEDSDEDDYEDSFIDDDDTEVYPPSLISDGGVVSVEMLDSERPKHGKGSRRRLRKRYQMSESEEEGCSQEKNIVNGRSGEPEFESEDEDSIPISSIFKSKTTAKKMKEEVDRDDKEMSETSKKNTEDEGNYVSESKRKSDNVVDGQQKSIIEKSTEEVEVKTDKGTGETSVKEMEDDGNYTIQTKREALDAFIEGKTKTPTKKTTEEVAGRASQRTGEISYKKTEDDFNPVIEPKRKADGLVDGLPKRQSDMPINCMPSSEGGPENGIKPKKKRKDRSKEEKPLKDDSDNCSYILNKVLTLKDEARADNIGHDLAVKDGQGWKEAKGKAAEVMDTVLLPSSEDGGRPKKKKKEWPKEGKNDEAESKHSNVEEDKTQKIESNTDYRLHDFPLRDEANDHREAELPENLSLPFTEVGSEVGEKPKKKCKQQASNTKISKADSKDDNVLREDGAQQNEPKADDIVCDLPMEEQNQHPDNLKCFESGAHEFADDNHSEGKNIKKKKKKKKKSKTQEKEEAVNMNMPMDKIEDKKMSDKSSQIWTLSNGLIIEVLEMGKPDSKVAASGKRVSINYNGKLKKNGESFDSNVGCAPYKFRIGVGKVIEGWDVGLDGMRVGEKRRLTIPPSLGFGSTGRGENVPPDSWLVYDIELVKVY, encoded by the exons ATGGAATTATCGGTTTCTGTAGAAATCCGTCGATATGGAAACATCCATCTAATTGTTTGTTTTCCTTT AGAACCTTGTGGGGAAGATATTGTTGACACAGAAACAGAGAGGTCTGAGGATAGTGATGAAGATGATTATGAAGATAGTTTTATTGACGACGATGATACAGAAGTCTACCCCCCTTCTCTCATTTCCGATGGTGGAG TAGTTTCAGTTGAGATGTTGGATAGTGAGAGGCCTAAGCATGGCAAGGGCAGCAGAAGACGGCTTAGGAAGAGGTACCAAATGAGCGAGTCTGAAGAGGAGGGATGctctcaagaaaaaaatattgtaaatggtCGTAGTGGTGAGCCGGAGTTTGAAAGTGAAGATGAAGATAGCATCCCGATTTCATCTATCTTCAAGAGTAAAACCActgcaaaaaaaatgaaagaggaaGTAGATAGAGATGACAAGGAAATGAGTGAAACTAGTAAGAAGAATACAGAAGATGAAGGAAATTATGTTAGTGAATCAAAGAGAAAATCTGACAATGTTGTAGATGGTCAGCAAAAAAGTATTATAGAAAAATCAACAGAGGAAGTAGAAGTCAAAACTGACAAAGGAACAGGTGAAACTAGTGTCAAGGAGATGGAAGATGATGGAAATTACACTATTCAAACAAAAAGAGAAGCTCTCGATGCTTTTATAGAGGGCAAGACCAAAACCCccacaaagaaaacaacagagGAAGTAGCAGGCAGAGCCAGCCAGAGAACAGGTGAAATCAGTTACAAAAAGACAGAAGATGATTTTAATCCTGTCAttgaaccaaaaagaaaagctGATGGTCTTGTGGATGGCCTGCCAAAGAG GCAATCTGACATGCCGATCAATTGCATGCCGTCCTCTGAAGGGGGCCCTGAAAATGGTATTAAgccaaagaagaaaagaaaagatcggTCTAAGGAGGAGAAACCCCTCAAAGACGATAGTGATAACTGTAGTTATATTCTAAACAAGGTTTTAACCTTGAAAGATGAGGCAAGGGCTGATAATATTGGACATGATCTGGCTGTGAAAGATGGACAAGGTTGGAAGGAAGCCAAGGGCAA GGCAGCTGAAGTGATGGATACAGTTTTGCTGCCTTCCTCTGAAGATGGTGGGAggccaaagaagaagaagaaagaatggcCAAAGGAGGGGAAGAATGATGAAGCTGAAAGTAAGCATAGCAATGTTGAAGAGGATAAAACCCAGAAAATTGAGTCAAACACTGACTACAGGCTCCACGATTTCCCTTTGAGGGATGAGGCCAATGATCA cAGGGAAGCTGAACTGCCAGAAAATCTATCACTGCCATTCACAGAAGTTGGCTCTGAAGTTGGTGAAAAGCCTAAGAAGAAATGTAAACAACAGGCAAGCAatacaaagatttctaaagcTGACAGTAAGGATGACAATGTTCTCAGAGAAGATGGAGCTCAGCAAAATGAACCAAAGGCTGATGACATTGTCTGTGATTTGCCTATGGAAGAACAAAATCAGCATCCAGACAATCTCAA GTGTTTTGAGAGTGGTGCCCATGAATTTGCTGATGACAATCACTCTGAGGGCAAGAatattaagaagaagaagaagaagaagaagaagagtaaaACCCAGGAGAAAGAGGAAGCTGTGAATATGAATATGCCAATGGACAAGATTGAGGACAAGAAAATGAGTGACAAGTCTTCTCAAATTTGGACCTTGTCTAACGGATTAATTATTGAGGTGCTAGAAATGGGGAAACCAGACAGCAAAGTTGCTGCTTCAGGGAAAAGG GTTAGTATCAACTACAACGGCAAGTTGAAAAAGAATGGAGAATCATTTGACTCAAATGTAGGGTGTGCTCCCTATAAGTTTCGGATAG GTGTGGGAAAAGTTATAGAGGGTTGGGATGTTGGTCTTGATG GCATGCGGGTGGGTGAGAAAAGAAGACTTACAATCCCACCATCATTGGG TTTTGGGAGTACAGGACGCGGGGAGAATGTACCACCAGACTCATGGCTGGTGTATGATATCGAATTGGTCAAAGTCTACTGA
- the LOC122287011 gene encoding transducin beta-like protein 2, which produces MDQVLALTVVSVLLGAVIALAFFNSYFGKRRSEVQSIAKAELQSDPKKHQRPPPLKKSHFKAHSHSAADKDQNKRHHPLDLNTLKGHGDSVTGISFSSDGRSLATACADGVVRVFKLDNASSKSFKFMRMNLPAGGHPTAVAFSDDVSSIVIASQTLTGSSLYMYGEEKPKGSNENKQAKLPLPEIKWEHRKVHEKRAIITLVGTTASYGSADGSTIIASCSEGTDIIIWHGRTGKILGNVDTNQLKNTMAAISPNGRFIAAAAFTADVKVWEIVYSKDGSVKEVLKAMQLKGHKSAVTWLCFAPNSEQIITASKDGSIRIWNINVRYHLDEDPKTLKVFPIPLHDSSGATLHYDRLCISPDGRILAATHGSTLQWLCVETGKVLDTADKAHEGDITCILWAPKTIPMGDGEVLLLATASVDKKVKLWAAPSTR; this is translated from the exons ATGGATCAGGTTCTAGCGCTTACGGTCGTTTCGGTTCTGCTCGGCGCTGTAATTGCCCTCGCCTTCTTCAATAGTTACTTCGGCAAGCGAAGATCCGAGGTCCAGTCCATCGCGAAAGCGGAGCTCCAGTCGGATCCGAAGAAGCACCAGAGGCCTCCTCCACTCAAGAAGTCTCACTTCAAAGCTCACTCCCATTCTGCTGCTGATAAG GATCAAAACAAACGGCATCATCCCTTGGATTTAAACACTCTAAAGGGTCATGGCGACTCAGTCACAGGGATAAGTTTTTCCTCTGATGGGCGAAGTTTGGCAACAG CTTGTGCTGATGGAGTGGTCAGGGTATTCAAGTTGGATAATGCTTCAAGTAAAAGTTTCAA GTTTATGAGAATGAATTTGCCTGCTGGAGGCCATCCAACAGCAGTTGCTTTCTCTGATGATGTGTCTTCTATAGTCATAGCTTCTCAGACGCTTACTGGTTCTTCTTTGTACATGTATGGAGAGGAAAAGCCCAAAGGTTCTAATGAAAATAAACAAGCCAAGCTTCCTCTCCCAGAAATTAAATGGGAACATCGCAAAGTCCATGAGAAAAGAGCTATTATAACCCTTGTTGGCACCACTGCAAGTTATGGAAGTGCTGATGGAAGTACAATTATTGCTTCTTGTTCAGAGg GGACTGATATCATAATTTGGCATGGAAGAACTGGGAAGATTTTGGGAAATGTTGACACGAATCAATTGAAAAACACCATGGCTGCCATATCACCAAATGGGCGCTTTATTGCTGCTGCAGCCTTTACTGCAGATGTGAAG GTTTGGGAAATAGTATACTCAAAGGATGGTTCGGTCAAGGAGGTTTTAAAAGCTATGCAGCTGAAAGGGCACAAG AGTGCAGTAACTTGGTTATGTTTTGCTCCTAACTCAGAGCAAATCATCACAGCTTCCAAAGATGGTTCAATAAGAATTTGGAATATAAATG TTCGGTATCATCTTGACGAGGATCCCAAAACTCTGAAGGTGTTTCCAATTCCACTTCATGATTCAAGTGGTGCTACTTTGCACTATGATCGTCTTTGTATATCCCCAGATGGAAGGATATTGGCAGCAACTCATGGTTCGACATTGCAGTGGTTATGTGTAGAAACTGGGAAAGTTTTGGACACAGCTGACAAAGCACATGAAG GTGACATCACATGCATCTTATGGGCACCTAAGACCATTCCTATGG GAGATGGAGAAGTTTTGCTTTTAGCCACAGCTAGTGTTGACAAGAAAGTGAAGTTGTGGGCAGCTCCATCAACTCGCTGA
- the LOC122286975 gene encoding peptidyl-prolyl cis-trans isomerase FKBP43-like isoform X2 has product MAFWGIEVKPGKPFTHQFEELKGRLHISMATLALGTATAKSVLQCNVGNRSPVYLCALYPVSAESVQLNLEFEEAEDVVFSVLGPRSVFLTGFYMRGGQHDSEPCGEDIVDTETERSEDSDEDDYEDSFIDDDDTEVYPPSLISDGGVVSVEMLDSERPKHGKGSRRRLRKRYQMSESEEEGCSQEKNIVNGRSGEPEFESEDEDSIPISSIFKSKTTAKKMKEEVDRDDKEMSETSKKNTEDEGNYVSESKRKSDNVVDGQQKSIIEKSTEEVEVKTDKGTGETSVKEMEDDGNYTIQTKREALDAFIEGKTKTPTKKTTEEVAGRASQRTGEISYKKTEDDFNPVIEPKRKADGLVDGLPKRQSDMPINCMPSSEGGPENGIKPKKKRKDRSKEEKPLKDDSDNCSYILNKVLTLKDEARADNIGHDLAVKDGQGWKEAKGKAAEVMDTVLLPSSEDGGRPKKKKKEWPKEGKNDEAESKHSNVEEDKTQKIESNTDYRLHDFPLRDEANDQEAELPENLSLPFTEVGSEVGEKPKKKCKQQASNTKISKADSKDDNVLREDGAQQNEPKADDIVCDLPMEEQNQHPDNLKCFESGAHEFADDNHSEGKNIKKKKKKKKKSKTQEKEEAVNMNMPMDKIEDKKMSDKSSQIWTLSNGLIIEVLEMGKPDSKVAASGKRVSINYNGKLKKNGESFDSNVGCAPYKFRIGVGKVIEGWDVGLDGMRVGEKRRLTIPPSLGFGSTGRGENVPPDSWLVYDIELVKVY; this is encoded by the exons ATGGCTTTCTGGG GAATCGAAGTAAAACCTGGGAAGCCTTTCACTCATCaatttgaagagttgaaagGACGGCTTCATATATCAATG GCTACTCTGGCGCTTGGCACTGCCACTGCCAAAAGCGTACTTCAGTGTAATGTAGGAAACAGGAGTCCTGTGTATCTTTGCGCTTTGTATCCTGTGAGTGCTGAATCGGTGCAACTGAATCTGGAATTTGAAGAGGCCGAAGATGTTGTCTTCTCGGTTCTTGGTCCTCGGAGCGTCTTCCTCACTGGTTTCTATATGCGTGGTGGCCAGCACGATTC AGAACCTTGTGGGGAAGATATTGTTGACACAGAAACAGAGAGGTCTGAGGATAGTGATGAAGATGATTATGAAGATAGTTTTATTGACGACGATGATACAGAAGTCTACCCCCCTTCTCTCATTTCCGATGGTGGAG TAGTTTCAGTTGAGATGTTGGATAGTGAGAGGCCTAAGCATGGCAAGGGCAGCAGAAGACGGCTTAGGAAGAGGTACCAAATGAGCGAGTCTGAAGAGGAGGGATGctctcaagaaaaaaatattgtaaatggtCGTAGTGGTGAGCCGGAGTTTGAAAGTGAAGATGAAGATAGCATCCCGATTTCATCTATCTTCAAGAGTAAAACCActgcaaaaaaaatgaaagaggaaGTAGATAGAGATGACAAGGAAATGAGTGAAACTAGTAAGAAGAATACAGAAGATGAAGGAAATTATGTTAGTGAATCAAAGAGAAAATCTGACAATGTTGTAGATGGTCAGCAAAAAAGTATTATAGAAAAATCAACAGAGGAAGTAGAAGTCAAAACTGACAAAGGAACAGGTGAAACTAGTGTCAAGGAGATGGAAGATGATGGAAATTACACTATTCAAACAAAAAGAGAAGCTCTCGATGCTTTTATAGAGGGCAAGACCAAAACCCccacaaagaaaacaacagagGAAGTAGCAGGCAGAGCCAGCCAGAGAACAGGTGAAATCAGTTACAAAAAGACAGAAGATGATTTTAATCCTGTCAttgaaccaaaaagaaaagctGATGGTCTTGTGGATGGCCTGCCAAAGAG GCAATCTGACATGCCGATCAATTGCATGCCGTCCTCTGAAGGGGGCCCTGAAAATGGTATTAAgccaaagaagaaaagaaaagatcggTCTAAGGAGGAGAAACCCCTCAAAGACGATAGTGATAACTGTAGTTATATTCTAAACAAGGTTTTAACCTTGAAAGATGAGGCAAGGGCTGATAATATTGGACATGATCTGGCTGTGAAAGATGGACAAGGTTGGAAGGAAGCCAAGGGCAA GGCAGCTGAAGTGATGGATACAGTTTTGCTGCCTTCCTCTGAAGATGGTGGGAggccaaagaagaagaagaaagaatggcCAAAGGAGGGGAAGAATGATGAAGCTGAAAGTAAGCATAGCAATGTTGAAGAGGATAAAACCCAGAAAATTGAGTCAAACACTGACTACAGGCTCCACGATTTCCCTTTGAGGGATGAGGCCAATGATCA GGAAGCTGAACTGCCAGAAAATCTATCACTGCCATTCACAGAAGTTGGCTCTGAAGTTGGTGAAAAGCCTAAGAAGAAATGTAAACAACAGGCAAGCAatacaaagatttctaaagcTGACAGTAAGGATGACAATGTTCTCAGAGAAGATGGAGCTCAGCAAAATGAACCAAAGGCTGATGACATTGTCTGTGATTTGCCTATGGAAGAACAAAATCAGCATCCAGACAATCTCAA GTGTTTTGAGAGTGGTGCCCATGAATTTGCTGATGACAATCACTCTGAGGGCAAGAatattaagaagaagaagaagaagaagaagaagagtaaaACCCAGGAGAAAGAGGAAGCTGTGAATATGAATATGCCAATGGACAAGATTGAGGACAAGAAAATGAGTGACAAGTCTTCTCAAATTTGGACCTTGTCTAACGGATTAATTATTGAGGTGCTAGAAATGGGGAAACCAGACAGCAAAGTTGCTGCTTCAGGGAAAAGG GTTAGTATCAACTACAACGGCAAGTTGAAAAAGAATGGAGAATCATTTGACTCAAATGTAGGGTGTGCTCCCTATAAGTTTCGGATAG GTGTGGGAAAAGTTATAGAGGGTTGGGATGTTGGTCTTGATG GCATGCGGGTGGGTGAGAAAAGAAGACTTACAATCCCACCATCATTGGG TTTTGGGAGTACAGGACGCGGGGAGAATGTACCACCAGACTCATGGCTGGTGTATGATATCGAATTGGTCAAAGTCTACTGA
- the LOC122286975 gene encoding peptidyl-prolyl cis-trans isomerase FKBP43-like isoform X1 — translation MAFWGIEVKPGKPFTHQFEELKGRLHISMATLALGTATAKSVLQCNVGNRSPVYLCALYPVSAESVQLNLEFEEAEDVVFSVLGPRSVFLTGFYMRGGQHDSEPCGEDIVDTETERSEDSDEDDYEDSFIDDDDTEVYPPSLISDGGVVSVEMLDSERPKHGKGSRRRLRKRYQMSESEEEGCSQEKNIVNGRSGEPEFESEDEDSIPISSIFKSKTTAKKMKEEVDRDDKEMSETSKKNTEDEGNYVSESKRKSDNVVDGQQKSIIEKSTEEVEVKTDKGTGETSVKEMEDDGNYTIQTKREALDAFIEGKTKTPTKKTTEEVAGRASQRTGEISYKKTEDDFNPVIEPKRKADGLVDGLPKRQSDMPINCMPSSEGGPENGIKPKKKRKDRSKEEKPLKDDSDNCSYILNKVLTLKDEARADNIGHDLAVKDGQGWKEAKGKAAEVMDTVLLPSSEDGGRPKKKKKEWPKEGKNDEAESKHSNVEEDKTQKIESNTDYRLHDFPLRDEANDHREAELPENLSLPFTEVGSEVGEKPKKKCKQQASNTKISKADSKDDNVLREDGAQQNEPKADDIVCDLPMEEQNQHPDNLKCFESGAHEFADDNHSEGKNIKKKKKKKKKSKTQEKEEAVNMNMPMDKIEDKKMSDKSSQIWTLSNGLIIEVLEMGKPDSKVAASGKRVSINYNGKLKKNGESFDSNVGCAPYKFRIGVGKVIEGWDVGLDGMRVGEKRRLTIPPSLGFGSTGRGENVPPDSWLVYDIELVKVY, via the exons ATGGCTTTCTGGG GAATCGAAGTAAAACCTGGGAAGCCTTTCACTCATCaatttgaagagttgaaagGACGGCTTCATATATCAATG GCTACTCTGGCGCTTGGCACTGCCACTGCCAAAAGCGTACTTCAGTGTAATGTAGGAAACAGGAGTCCTGTGTATCTTTGCGCTTTGTATCCTGTGAGTGCTGAATCGGTGCAACTGAATCTGGAATTTGAAGAGGCCGAAGATGTTGTCTTCTCGGTTCTTGGTCCTCGGAGCGTCTTCCTCACTGGTTTCTATATGCGTGGTGGCCAGCACGATTC AGAACCTTGTGGGGAAGATATTGTTGACACAGAAACAGAGAGGTCTGAGGATAGTGATGAAGATGATTATGAAGATAGTTTTATTGACGACGATGATACAGAAGTCTACCCCCCTTCTCTCATTTCCGATGGTGGAG TAGTTTCAGTTGAGATGTTGGATAGTGAGAGGCCTAAGCATGGCAAGGGCAGCAGAAGACGGCTTAGGAAGAGGTACCAAATGAGCGAGTCTGAAGAGGAGGGATGctctcaagaaaaaaatattgtaaatggtCGTAGTGGTGAGCCGGAGTTTGAAAGTGAAGATGAAGATAGCATCCCGATTTCATCTATCTTCAAGAGTAAAACCActgcaaaaaaaatgaaagaggaaGTAGATAGAGATGACAAGGAAATGAGTGAAACTAGTAAGAAGAATACAGAAGATGAAGGAAATTATGTTAGTGAATCAAAGAGAAAATCTGACAATGTTGTAGATGGTCAGCAAAAAAGTATTATAGAAAAATCAACAGAGGAAGTAGAAGTCAAAACTGACAAAGGAACAGGTGAAACTAGTGTCAAGGAGATGGAAGATGATGGAAATTACACTATTCAAACAAAAAGAGAAGCTCTCGATGCTTTTATAGAGGGCAAGACCAAAACCCccacaaagaaaacaacagagGAAGTAGCAGGCAGAGCCAGCCAGAGAACAGGTGAAATCAGTTACAAAAAGACAGAAGATGATTTTAATCCTGTCAttgaaccaaaaagaaaagctGATGGTCTTGTGGATGGCCTGCCAAAGAG GCAATCTGACATGCCGATCAATTGCATGCCGTCCTCTGAAGGGGGCCCTGAAAATGGTATTAAgccaaagaagaaaagaaaagatcggTCTAAGGAGGAGAAACCCCTCAAAGACGATAGTGATAACTGTAGTTATATTCTAAACAAGGTTTTAACCTTGAAAGATGAGGCAAGGGCTGATAATATTGGACATGATCTGGCTGTGAAAGATGGACAAGGTTGGAAGGAAGCCAAGGGCAA GGCAGCTGAAGTGATGGATACAGTTTTGCTGCCTTCCTCTGAAGATGGTGGGAggccaaagaagaagaagaaagaatggcCAAAGGAGGGGAAGAATGATGAAGCTGAAAGTAAGCATAGCAATGTTGAAGAGGATAAAACCCAGAAAATTGAGTCAAACACTGACTACAGGCTCCACGATTTCCCTTTGAGGGATGAGGCCAATGATCA cAGGGAAGCTGAACTGCCAGAAAATCTATCACTGCCATTCACAGAAGTTGGCTCTGAAGTTGGTGAAAAGCCTAAGAAGAAATGTAAACAACAGGCAAGCAatacaaagatttctaaagcTGACAGTAAGGATGACAATGTTCTCAGAGAAGATGGAGCTCAGCAAAATGAACCAAAGGCTGATGACATTGTCTGTGATTTGCCTATGGAAGAACAAAATCAGCATCCAGACAATCTCAA GTGTTTTGAGAGTGGTGCCCATGAATTTGCTGATGACAATCACTCTGAGGGCAAGAatattaagaagaagaagaagaagaagaagaagagtaaaACCCAGGAGAAAGAGGAAGCTGTGAATATGAATATGCCAATGGACAAGATTGAGGACAAGAAAATGAGTGACAAGTCTTCTCAAATTTGGACCTTGTCTAACGGATTAATTATTGAGGTGCTAGAAATGGGGAAACCAGACAGCAAAGTTGCTGCTTCAGGGAAAAGG GTTAGTATCAACTACAACGGCAAGTTGAAAAAGAATGGAGAATCATTTGACTCAAATGTAGGGTGTGCTCCCTATAAGTTTCGGATAG GTGTGGGAAAAGTTATAGAGGGTTGGGATGTTGGTCTTGATG GCATGCGGGTGGGTGAGAAAAGAAGACTTACAATCCCACCATCATTGGG TTTTGGGAGTACAGGACGCGGGGAGAATGTACCACCAGACTCATGGCTGGTGTATGATATCGAATTGGTCAAAGTCTACTGA